A single genomic interval of Homo sapiens chromosome 15, GRCh38.p14 Primary Assembly harbors:
- the CLK3-AS1 gene encoding uncharacterized protein CLK3-AS1 isoform X2 yields MPAAETPAQAQDTVRLQEQLLILTEVNKRLRRAGPEPPATRGLLGAAAASAGRADGVGGPLQALEAEHTWLLQEKVGLLAALGVAPGQESCTLQVLEVPVPLRKELEAQESHPRLHEEMAEYWKARWHRLAVALKFKEEELQRLQRQSGTWPPQDPYTAAQARVHAGGAAGRPQQRPQASPRSLQMKGAVGAQVCQGAGVCSVDSTRGQWEVGSELAEMQTELEKVCNVLEA; encoded by the exons ATGCCAGCAGCTGAGACCCCTGCCCAGGCTCAGGACACAGTCCGTCTGCAGGAGCAGTTGCTGATACTCACTGAG GTGAACAAGAGACTCAGAAGAGCTGGGCCAGAGCCACCAGCAACTAGGGGCCTGCTTGGAGCAGCTGCAGCATCTGCAGGGAGAGCAGATGGTGTTGGGGGGCCATTGcaggccctggaggcagagcaCACCTGGCTACTTCAGGAGAAGGTGGGGCTGCTAGCAGCACTGGGTGTGGCCCCGGGCCAAGAGTCCTG TACACTCCAGGTCCTGGAGGTACCAGTGCCCCTCAGGAAAGAGCtagaggcacaagaatcacatCCCAGGCTTCATGAGGAGATGGCTGAATATTGGAAGGCACGCTGGCACCGGCTGGCAGTTGCCCTGAAATTTAAAGAGGAGGAACTGCAGAGACTCCAGAGGCAGAGTGGGACCTGGCCTCCCCAG GACCCTTACACAGCTGCACAGGCCAGAGTGCACGCAGGAGGAGCTGCC GGCAGACCGCAGCAGAGACCCCAGGCCAGCCCCCGGAGTCTGCAAATGAAAG GAGCTGTGGGAGCCCAGGTCTGCCAAGGAGCTGGAGTCTGCAGTGTGGACTCCACCAGAGGCCAATGG GAGGTGGGTTCAGAGCTGGCTGAGATGCAGACTGAGCTCGAGAAGGTCTGCAATGTGCTGGAAGCTTGA
- the CLK3-AS1 gene encoding uncharacterized protein CLK3-AS1 isoform X3 codes for MPAAETPAQAQDTVRLQEQLLILTEVNKRLRRAGPEPPATRGLLGAAAASAGRADGVGGPLQALEAEHTWLLQEKVGLLAALGVAPGQESCTLQVLEVPVPLRKELEAQESHPRLHEEMAEYWKARWHRLAVALKFKEEELQRLQRQSGTWPPQDPYTAAQARVHAGGAAGRPQQRPQASPRSLQMKGAVGAQVCQGAGVCSVDSTRGQWSLGRPL; via the exons ATGCCAGCAGCTGAGACCCCTGCCCAGGCTCAGGACACAGTCCGTCTGCAGGAGCAGTTGCTGATACTCACTGAG GTGAACAAGAGACTCAGAAGAGCTGGGCCAGAGCCACCAGCAACTAGGGGCCTGCTTGGAGCAGCTGCAGCATCTGCAGGGAGAGCAGATGGTGTTGGGGGGCCATTGcaggccctggaggcagagcaCACCTGGCTACTTCAGGAGAAGGTGGGGCTGCTAGCAGCACTGGGTGTGGCCCCGGGCCAAGAGTCCTG TACACTCCAGGTCCTGGAGGTACCAGTGCCCCTCAGGAAAGAGCtagaggcacaagaatcacatCCCAGGCTTCATGAGGAGATGGCTGAATATTGGAAGGCACGCTGGCACCGGCTGGCAGTTGCCCTGAAATTTAAAGAGGAGGAACTGCAGAGACTCCAGAGGCAGAGTGGGACCTGGCCTCCCCAG GACCCTTACACAGCTGCACAGGCCAGAGTGCACGCAGGAGGAGCTGCC GGCAGACCGCAGCAGAGACCCCAGGCCAGCCCCCGGAGTCTGCAAATGAAAG GAGCTGTGGGAGCCCAGGTCTGCCAAGGAGCTGGAGTCTGCAGTGTGGACTCCACCAGAGGCCAATGG TCCCTAGGAAGGCCCCTGTGA
- the CLK3-AS1 gene encoding uncharacterized protein CLK3-AS1 isoform X1: MPAAETPAQAQDTVRLQEQLLILTEVNKRLRRAGPEPPATRGLLGAAAASAGRADGVGGPLQALEAEHTWLLQEKVGLLAALGVAPGQESCTLQVLEVPVPLRKELEAQESHPRLHEEMAEYWKARWHRLAVALKFKEEELQRLQRQSGTWPPQDPYTAAQARVHAGGAAGRPQQRPQASPRSLQMKGAVGAQVCQGAGVCSVDSTRGQWVSSRADWGGAGTAPSRGESWCGAALVALPEIRLDGGGTSQAENLALVSHCHVDWALWDHTGPLFPGAGGAETGTM; the protein is encoded by the exons ATGCCAGCAGCTGAGACCCCTGCCCAGGCTCAGGACACAGTCCGTCTGCAGGAGCAGTTGCTGATACTCACTGAG GTGAACAAGAGACTCAGAAGAGCTGGGCCAGAGCCACCAGCAACTAGGGGCCTGCTTGGAGCAGCTGCAGCATCTGCAGGGAGAGCAGATGGTGTTGGGGGGCCATTGcaggccctggaggcagagcaCACCTGGCTACTTCAGGAGAAGGTGGGGCTGCTAGCAGCACTGGGTGTGGCCCCGGGCCAAGAGTCCTG TACACTCCAGGTCCTGGAGGTACCAGTGCCCCTCAGGAAAGAGCtagaggcacaagaatcacatCCCAGGCTTCATGAGGAGATGGCTGAATATTGGAAGGCACGCTGGCACCGGCTGGCAGTTGCCCTGAAATTTAAAGAGGAGGAACTGCAGAGACTCCAGAGGCAGAGTGGGACCTGGCCTCCCCAG GACCCTTACACAGCTGCACAGGCCAGAGTGCACGCAGGAGGAGCTGCC GGCAGACCGCAGCAGAGACCCCAGGCCAGCCCCCGGAGTCTGCAAATGAAAG GAGCTGTGGGAGCCCAGGTCTGCCAAGGAGCTGGAGTCTGCAGTGTGGACTCCACCAGAGGCCAATGGGTGAGCTCAAGGGCAGACTGGGGTGGAGCTGGGACAGCCCCATCCAGGGGTGAGAGCTGGTGTGGGGCAGCCCTGGTTGCCCTCCCTGAGATCAGGCTGGATGGAGGTGGGACCTCCCAGGCAGAGAACTTGGCTCTGGTCTCCCATTGCCATGTGGACTGGGCCCTCTGGGACCACACTGGGCCCTTGTTtccaggagctggaggagctgaGACAGGGACCATGTGA